The Opitutales bacterium ASA1 genome window below encodes:
- a CDS encoding fatty acid--CoA ligase family protein: MGRVASTVIGHMAFGVFVIDPVSDRRLTYEQLLVAMQARVYRPALRPTDMVEACVEVVRAMVFGLELTLFDSDFSAEECAQLGGTAEVLAEERPIVEAAPGTIGEMVERARAQRGLRLRLFTSGSTGLPKRVSHGLDSLTRMLRVSTRHAEDVWGFAYNPTHMAGVQVLVQAFFNGNAMVNLFGAERDVVLDASEAHGVTRLSATPSWYRLLLPVDRPLPRVRGVTLGGERADAALLGRLRAAFPQARLHNLYASTEAGALLASEGDLFRIPKELEARVRVRDGALEVHATLLGRFADGASESTSTDGWYRTGDAVEIVGEEEPLSFRIVGRARDWVNVGGSKVNPAEVEEALREFPGVIDARVTGRPNSVLGHVLQAEIEAEEETRGHPRPTSAELRAFLTGRLQPFKIPRLYAFVERIERTRTGKLQRAGAR, from the coding sequence GTGGGACGCGTCGCTTCCACCGTCATCGGACACATGGCATTTGGAGTATTCGTCATCGATCCGGTTTCGGATCGGAGGCTGACCTACGAGCAATTGCTCGTGGCGATGCAGGCGCGCGTGTATCGGCCGGCGTTGCGGCCGACCGACATGGTCGAGGCGTGCGTGGAGGTCGTGCGCGCGATGGTGTTCGGTCTGGAGCTGACGCTCTTCGACTCCGACTTCAGCGCGGAAGAGTGTGCGCAGCTCGGGGGCACAGCCGAAGTGCTGGCGGAGGAGCGACCGATCGTGGAGGCCGCGCCGGGGACGATCGGCGAGATGGTGGAGCGGGCACGCGCGCAGCGGGGATTGCGTCTGCGGCTCTTCACGTCGGGCTCGACCGGGCTGCCGAAACGCGTGTCCCACGGTCTGGACTCGCTCACGCGCATGCTTCGGGTGTCCACCCGCCATGCGGAGGACGTGTGGGGCTTCGCCTACAACCCCACCCACATGGCAGGCGTGCAGGTGCTCGTGCAGGCGTTCTTCAACGGCAACGCGATGGTCAACCTCTTCGGGGCCGAGCGCGACGTGGTGCTCGATGCGAGCGAAGCGCACGGGGTGACGCGCCTTTCGGCGACGCCGAGCTGGTATCGGCTGCTGCTGCCGGTGGATCGACCGCTGCCGCGGGTGCGCGGCGTGACGCTCGGCGGCGAACGTGCCGATGCAGCGTTGCTGGGTCGGCTGCGTGCCGCGTTTCCCCAGGCGCGGTTGCACAATCTCTATGCCTCGACGGAGGCCGGTGCATTGCTCGCCTCCGAGGGCGACTTGTTTCGGATTCCGAAGGAACTGGAGGCACGGGTGCGCGTGCGCGACGGCGCGCTGGAGGTGCACGCAACCTTGCTTGGGCGTTTCGCGGACGGGGCGTCGGAGTCGACGTCGACCGACGGCTGGTATCGAACCGGCGACGCGGTGGAGATCGTGGGCGAGGAAGAGCCGCTTTCCTTTCGCATCGTGGGTCGTGCGCGCGATTGGGTGAACGTGGGCGGCAGCAAGGTTAATCCCGCCGAGGTGGAGGAGGCGTTGCGCGAGTTTCCGGGCGTGATCGATGCACGAGTCACGGGACGACCGAACTCGGTCCTGGGGCACGTGTTGCAGGCGGAGATCGAAGCGGAGGAGGAGACGCGGGGGCACCCGCGGCCGACGTCGGCGGAGCTGCGTGCATTTCTCACCGGGCGTCTGCAGCCCTTCAAGATCCCGCGACTCTACGCCTTCGTGGAGCGCATCGAGCGTACGCGCACGGGGAAGCTGCAGCGCGCCGGCGCGCGCTGA
- a CDS encoding DUF433 domain-containing protein, with the protein MENMNTLLSRITIHPEVCHGKPVVRGMRYPVESILEYLAAGDSFEDLLVEFPDLERDDLLACLEFAARSLQARSRHLVLA; encoded by the coding sequence ATGGAGAACATGAACACGCTTCTCTCCCGCATCACGATCCATCCTGAGGTCTGCCACGGGAAACCCGTCGTTCGAGGGATGCGTTATCCGGTGGAGTCGATCCTCGAGTACCTCGCTGCCGGTGATTCGTTCGAGGACTTGCTCGTCGAGTTTCCGGACCTCGAAAGAGACGATTTGCTCGCGTGTCTCGAGTTTGCGGCGCGATCGCTCCAAGCGCGGAGTCGTCATCTCGTCTTGGCGTGA
- a CDS encoding SDR family oxidoreductase, which translates to MAETTRVRRLAVDLSAETKLEIPPGTDTVFHLAGKAHALSELGQDEAEYQRVNRDGTRRLLEASRTSGVRAFVFMSTVKVVGDPPRPTGHALDEAADFPPENAYGRSKREAEELVLRGGYVPHPVVLRPALVFGAGVKGNLQTMLEAVSRNRFPPIPEVGNKRSLVHVADLVDAALLAARTPEAAGKCYIVADPKPCSSRELYDAMRAALGRIPSTMALPQWTLALGARLGDVIGKARGRRFVFDSQALSRLVGDAWYSSERIRRELGWQPRRTLAEGLAEMVATMR; encoded by the coding sequence GTGGCGGAGACGACGCGTGTTCGTCGACTCGCGGTCGATCTCTCCGCTGAAACGAAGCTGGAGATTCCGCCTGGGACCGACACTGTCTTTCATCTCGCCGGCAAGGCGCATGCGCTCAGCGAACTCGGCCAAGACGAGGCCGAATATCAACGCGTGAATCGCGACGGCACGCGTCGGTTGCTCGAAGCCTCGCGCACGAGCGGGGTGCGTGCGTTCGTGTTCATGAGTACCGTGAAGGTGGTCGGCGACCCTCCGCGCCCGACCGGTCATGCGCTCGACGAAGCGGCGGACTTTCCGCCCGAGAACGCTTACGGTCGATCCAAGCGGGAGGCCGAAGAACTCGTCTTGCGCGGGGGATACGTGCCACACCCCGTCGTGCTGCGTCCCGCGTTGGTTTTCGGGGCGGGCGTGAAGGGGAATCTTCAGACCATGCTGGAGGCCGTCTCGCGCAATCGGTTCCCACCGATTCCCGAAGTGGGAAACAAGCGCTCGCTCGTGCACGTCGCGGATCTCGTGGATGCAGCGCTTCTCGCAGCTCGGACTCCGGAAGCGGCCGGAAAGTGTTACATCGTGGCCGACCCGAAGCCTTGCTCCTCGCGCGAACTCTACGATGCCATGCGTGCAGCCTTGGGACGTATCCCATCGACCATGGCCCTACCGCAGTGGACGTTGGCTCTCGGTGCCAGGCTGGGCGACGTCATCGGCAAGGCGAGGGGACGACGTTTCGTATTCGATTCGCAAGCGTTGAGCCGATTGGTCGGCGATGCTTGGTACTCGTCCGAACGCATCCGCCGCGAACTCGGCTGGCAACCGCGACGCACGCTCGCCGAAGGCCTCGCCGAGATGGTGGCGACGATGCGTTGA
- a CDS encoding glycosyltransferase family 4 protein, whose protein sequence is MRMVFCSNVGGGVFGEGQVCAWNALGFDARLHHAVDLADYWRKKSGLWSKFQLRWGMYARYPLALRDAARKAEPGDILVAVTNPFFGPALAARSRRANGAKVVHLVYDLYPDALMFGGGKSARHPASRFAAHTTRSAIRRCDATVYLGDRLRSYAEATYGVAPITAVIPVGTDVTVFAGSGPTARERAEVHCLYSGHMGRLHEWETLQLAFAAGVPKGIVCELAADGPGANALKKGLANVAARSPQQLKFAGTRGKAEWRDAMLDADVALVTMRPGAEKVVMPSKTYSAMAAGQAILAVCPAESDLADLVRKHDCGWVVEPGDAVGLRRACDEAVRDRGGLLGKRRRAWDAAQALYSMEATAKQWHELFRALADDRV, encoded by the coding sequence ATGAGGATGGTCTTTTGCAGCAACGTTGGCGGCGGGGTGTTCGGTGAAGGACAGGTATGTGCGTGGAACGCTCTGGGCTTCGATGCCCGTCTTCATCACGCGGTCGATTTGGCGGATTATTGGCGTAAGAAGTCGGGCCTTTGGTCCAAGTTTCAACTCCGATGGGGGATGTATGCGCGCTACCCGCTCGCGCTGCGCGATGCAGCGCGCAAGGCTGAGCCTGGTGACATTCTGGTGGCCGTGACCAATCCGTTCTTTGGTCCGGCGCTCGCGGCACGCTCGAGGCGAGCGAACGGCGCCAAGGTGGTGCACTTGGTTTACGATCTTTATCCGGATGCGCTCATGTTCGGAGGCGGAAAATCGGCCAGGCACCCAGCCTCACGATTCGCAGCACACACGACGCGTTCCGCTATACGAAGGTGCGACGCCACGGTTTATCTTGGAGACCGTCTGCGGAGTTACGCGGAAGCGACGTATGGCGTCGCACCGATCACGGCTGTGATTCCGGTCGGAACTGATGTAACGGTGTTCGCCGGGTCGGGGCCCACAGCGCGTGAGCGTGCGGAGGTGCACTGTCTCTATTCGGGCCACATGGGCCGGCTTCATGAATGGGAGACTTTGCAGCTGGCATTCGCCGCGGGTGTTCCCAAGGGGATCGTGTGCGAGCTTGCGGCCGATGGTCCGGGCGCGAATGCGCTCAAAAAGGGGTTGGCGAACGTGGCCGCACGCTCACCGCAGCAACTGAAGTTCGCAGGTACGCGCGGCAAGGCGGAGTGGCGCGACGCGATGCTCGATGCGGATGTGGCTCTGGTGACGATGCGGCCGGGCGCAGAGAAGGTCGTGATGCCGAGCAAGACGTACAGTGCCATGGCGGCCGGTCAGGCGATCCTCGCTGTTTGTCCGGCCGAATCGGATCTCGCTGATTTGGTGCGAAAGCACGATTGTGGCTGGGTGGTCGAGCCCGGGGATGCTGTCGGCTTGCGGAGGGCGTGCGACGAGGCGGTCCGGGACCGCGGCGGGTTGCTCGGAAAGCGACGTCGCGCATGGGACGCTGCTCAGGCTTTGTATTCGATGGAGGCGACTGCGAAACAGTGGCACGAGTTGTTTCGAGCGCTTGCCGATGATCGGGTGTAG
- a CDS encoding phosphopantetheine-binding protein encodes MQELIELIHEVRANKGQEAARVLFADGYGGVRLREDLGFDSMDLAELTVRIEERFGVDVFAEGVVRTVGEVEGRIRAAQDAPK; translated from the coding sequence ATGCAGGAGCTGATCGAGTTGATCCACGAGGTGCGCGCGAACAAGGGTCAGGAGGCCGCGCGGGTCTTGTTCGCGGACGGCTACGGAGGCGTGCGTCTGCGCGAGGATCTGGGGTTCGACTCGATGGATCTCGCGGAGCTGACGGTGCGAATCGAAGAACGCTTCGGTGTGGACGTGTTCGCCGAAGGCGTCGTGCGCACGGTAGGCGAAGTGGAGGGGAGGATACGCGCGGCGCAGGACGCGCCGAAGTGA